The following proteins are co-located in the Triticum aestivum cultivar Chinese Spring chromosome 1A, IWGSC CS RefSeq v2.1, whole genome shotgun sequence genome:
- the LOC123038636 gene encoding asparagine--tRNA ligase, cytoplasmic 1 yields MADDAASAPPTAQLAAASISSSPSSDLEPPTSRTRIRAILDAGDAMAGERVVVGGWVKTGRQQGKGEFAFLEVNDGSCQGNLQVMVDKDVHPLASLTHTGTSVLVEGVLKKPPAEAKQRIELKVERVIELGEVDAAAYPLPKTKITLETLRDFVHLRARTNTIGAVARIRHQLAYATHSFFDENGFLYIHTPIITTSDCEGAGEMFQVTALFSQAEKVEKELKENPAPSEADVEAAKLVVKEKGDAVAQLKAAKASKQEITAAVSVLTKAKENVLRVEERSKLKPGLPLKDDGKIAFENDFFKRQAFLTVSGQLQVETYACALSNVYTFGPTFRAENSHTSRHLAEFWMVEPEIAFANLQDDMNCAERYVQYLCKWLLKHCREDMEFMVKHVDKTAIERLELVSSTPFERISYTKAVEILEGVDKKFENKVEWGIDLASEHERYLTEVIFKKPVIVYNYPKGIKAFYMRLNDDQKTVAAMDVLVPKVGELIGGSQREERLDILKQRILDADLPLEPYEWYLDLRRFGSVKHSGFGLGFERMILFATGLENIRDVIPFPRYPGRADL; encoded by the exons atggccgacgacGCGGCATCGGCCCCGCCGACGGCGCAGCTGGCCGCCGcctccatctcctcgtcgcccTCCTCCGACCTCGAGCCGCCGACCTCCCGCACCCGCATCCGCGCCATCCTCGACGCCGGCGACGCCATGGCCGGGGAGCGCGTGGTCGTCGGCGGCTGGGTCAAGACCGGCCGCCAGCAGGGCAAGGGCGAGTTCGCCTTCCTCGAGGTCAACGACGGCTCCTGCCAGGGGAACCTCCAGGTCATGGTCGACAAGGACGTGCACCCGCTCGCAAGCCTCACCCACACGGGCACCTCCGTGCTCGTCGAGGGCGTGCTCAAGAAGCCCCCCGCGGAAGCCAAGCAGCGCATCGAGTTGAAGGTGGAGCGGGTCATCGAGCTCGGGGAGGTGGACGCCGCCGCCTACCCGCTGCCCAAGACCAAGATCACGCTCGAGACGCTCAGGGACTTCGTCCACCTCCGCGCACGCACCAACACG ATAGGCGCAGTTGCTCGGATAAGGCACCAGCTTGCCTACGCAACCCACAGTTTTTTCGATGAAAATGGATTTTTGTATATTCACACCCCCATAATAACCACCAGCGACTGTGAGGGTGCAGGTGAGATGTTCCAAGTCACTGCCTTATTCAGCCAGGCTGAAAAGGTGGAGAAGGAGCTTAAGGAGAACCCTGCACCATCAGAAGCTGACGTTGAGGCTGCTAAGCTTGTTGttaaagagaaaggagatgcagtTGCTCAATTGAAAGCAGCAAAAGCTAGCAAGCAAGAGATAACTGCTGCTGTTTCCGTGCTTACAAAAGCTAAAGAGAATGTGTTAAGGGTGGAAGAGCGCTCTAAGTTGAAACCTGGACTTCCACTCAAGGATGATGGGAAAATTGCGTTTGAGAATGACTTCTTCAAGCGTCAAGCTTTTCTGACCGTTTCAGGCCAACTTCAGGTCGAAACTTATGCTTGTGCTCTCAGTAATGTGTATACCTTTGGACCAACATTCCGGGCAGAGAACTCACATACATCAAGACATTTGGCAGAGTTTTGGATGGTTGAACCAGAAATTGCATTTGCAAACTTGCAG GATGATATGAACTGTGCTGAAAGGTATGTACAGTACCTGTGCAAATGGTTACTCAAGCATTGCCGAGAAGACATGGAATTCATGGTTAAACATGTGGACAAGACCGCAATTGAGCGTCTGGAGCTTGTTTCCTCTACTCCGTTTGAACGCATTTCATATACAAAGGCTGTGGAGATCTTAGAAGGTGTAGATAAGAAGTTTGAGAACAAGGTTGAATGGGGAATTGATTTAGCATCTGAGCATGAGAG GTATTTGACTGAGGTGATATTTAAGAAGCCAGTTATTGTGTATAACTACCCAAAAGGAATAAAGGCATTTTACATGAGGCTCAATGATGACCAGAAGACAGTAGCTGCAATGGATGTTCTTGTTCCCAAG GTTGGTGAATTAATCGGTGGAAGCCAAAGGGAGGAGCGTCTTGATATTCTTAAGCAAAG GATACTGGACGCGGATCTTCCTCTGGAGCCATATGAGTGGTACCTGGACCTCCGACGCTTTGGCTCAGTGAAGCACAGCGGGTTCGGCCTAGGGTTCGAGAGGATGATCCTTTTCGCCACCGGCCTGGAGAACATCAGAGATGTCATCCCATTCCCAAGATACCCTGGGAGGGCCGATCTTTGA
- the LOC123038652 gene encoding glutathione S-transferase 4: MAPAVKVYGWAVSPFVARPLLCLEEAGVDYELVPMSRAAGDHRQPDFLARNPFGQVPVLEDGDLTLFESRAIARHVLRKHKPELLGCGSPEAEAMVDVWLEVEAHQYNPAVSAIVVQCIILPLLGGARDQAVVDENVAKLKKVLEVYEARLSASRYLAGDDISLADLSHFPFTRYLMETEYAPLVAELPHVNAWWEGLKARPAARKVTELMPPDLGLGKKAEE, from the exons ATGGCGCCGGCGGTGAAGGTGTACGGGTGGGCGGTGTCGCCGTTCGTGGCGCGCCCGCTGCTGTGCCTGGAGGAGGCCGGCGTCGACTACGAGCTCGTCCCCATGAGCCGCGCGGCCGGCGACCACCGCCAGCCGGACTTCCTCGCCCGGAACCCCTTCGGCCAGGTCCCCGTCCTCGAGGACGGCGACCTCACCCTCTTCG AGTCGCGCGCGATCGCGAGGCACGTGCTCCGGAAGCACAAGCCGGAGCTGCTGGGCTGCGGCTCGCCGGAGGCGGAGGCGATGGTGGACGTGTGGCTGGAGGTGGAGGCCCACCAGTACAACCCGGCGGTCAGCGCCATCGTGGTACAGTGCATCATCTTGCCGCTCCTCGGCGGCGCGCGGGACCAGGCGGTGGTGGACGAGAACGTGGCCAAGCTCAAGAAGGTGCTGGAGGTCTACGAGGCGCGGCTGTCGGCGTCGAGGTACCTCGCCGGCGACGACATCAGCCTCGCCGACCTCAGCCACTTCCCCTTCACGCGCTACTTGATGGAGACGGAGTACGCGCCGCTGGTGGCGGAGCTCCCCCACGTGAACGCGTGGTGGGAGGGGCTCAAGGCCAGGCCGGCCGCGAGGAAGGTGACGGAGCTCATGCCGCCGGACCTTGGGCTTGGAAAGAAGGCAGAGGAGTGA